The DNA segment CCCTTCTGGGACGAGGTCATGAATCAGTTCAGTGCTGAGTACTCGCCCCAGGAGATACATATGTGGTTTGAGCGGATGCAGTATCACGACTCAACCGAATCGAGCATCGTCATTGCCGTGCCTTCCTCGTTTGTACAGGATCAAATCGAGCAACGCTATGCACGGGCAATCGAAGATCGCCTGCTGGAGATATCCGGCAGCCCGATAAAGCTGGAGTTTCATGTACAGCGTGCTGCCAGTTCACCGCGGGCGCAGCGCAGCAGTGCACAGCTGGTACGAGAGGAACAGCAGGAGGCTTCTGCAAGCCAGGAAAGCAGTCGGTCTGCACCGCGACTGAGTGTAACTACCGCAGTAAAACGACCGCACCCGAGTCTGAATCAGCGGTACACCTTCGATAACTTTGTTATTGGTGAGAACAACAACTTTGCTGCCAATGCCGCTCTGGCAATCAGCAAGAATCCCGGTACCGCCTATAACCCGTGTCTGGTGTATGGCGGTGTCGGCCTGGGCAAAACCCACCTGATTCAGTCAATCGGCAACACCGTCTACCAGGACATCGATAATGCCAAGATCATCTTTGTCTCGGCCGAGGAGTTTACCAACGATTTTCTGAATGCCCTGCGCGAGAAACAGACTGCCCAGTTCAAAAACAAGTATCGCTATGCCGATGTACTGCTGATCGATGATATCCATTTTCTGCAGGGAAAAGAGGAAACCCAGGAAGAACTGTTCCACACCTTTAATGCCCTGTACGAGGCCAATAAACAGATGGTATTTACCTGCGACCGGCCGGTATCCGAGCTGCGCCAACTCAAGGATCGCCTGCGCAACCGATTTGAACGCGGCCTGAATGTGGACCTGAAGCCACCCTCGTTCGAGACCAGACTTGCCATCCTGCAAAAGAAGCTGGAACAGTCCAACCGCAATATCCCCGAAAGCGTACTGAATCTGATCTGCAGCAACGTTACCACCAATGTCCGTGATCTGGAGAAAGCCCTGACCCGGATCCTGGCCTATGCCGAACTGGTCGGCAAGGATATTACCGAAGAGGTTGCCCGCCAGCAGCTGAAGGATATCTTTGTTACCCATCACCAGGCCAGCATAAATATCGACTTTATCCAGCGAGCGGTAGCCGACTACTTCAATCTGACTACCAACGAGCTGAAATCAAAAAAACGGACTGCTGCCATTGCGTTTCCGCGACAGGTTGCCATGTATATTGCGCGGCAGATTACCGAACTCTCCACCACCGAGGTCGGGCTGGAATTCGGGGGGCGTGATCACACCACCGTGATGTATGCCTGTCAGAAGATCGAAAACAAAATGAAGAGTGACTCTACCATCGAACCGATGGTCAAACGGCTGATACGCGATATTCGCGAGAGCAATGCCAAGGGATAATCCCGGTCTGGAAAGACTGTGGATGAATACGGGATAATCCGGGATAACCCGACCCGGCGGTGGAAAGTGTGCAGAAATCCGCACAACCCCGCATGATTATCCCCAGAAAAAAGTGCTGCTAAGGCACCACATACTATATACTTAGGCAGGTTACCCACATATCCGGAGTGCCTACTACTACTACTACTGTTCTTTATATAATATAAGGGAAGTAGAAGAAGGAGCGAAAACATGAAGTTCACATGCGACAGAGACATCCTTATCAAGGAAATCACCACAGCCCAAGAAGTCATTTCATCACGCAACGCATTGTCGATACTCTCCAACGTGCTGCTGCATGTCGAGAACAACACCCTCACGGTTCGTGCCACCGATCTGAAGGTCAGTTTTGAAACCAAACTGCCGGTGGATGCTGCCGACGCCGGGGCTACTACGGTGTTCTGTGACAAGTTTCTGGGGATTCTTCGCTCCATGCCGGCCGGCACTGCAACCTTCGAAGATCAGGGCAACGGCACCTTCTACATAAAGAATCGCGACGGCAGTATTGATTTCAAACTGAAAAGTATCGATGCCGAGAAATTCCCCGAGCTCAAGACGATTGCCGATGATCACTACTTCAGCATCCCGCAGCGCGAGTTTATCGAGATGATATCGCAGACGGTGTTTGCGGTTTCGGATGATGAAACCCGCTACTTCATGAACGGGGTGTACATGGAGCACAGCGACGGGCAGCTGATCATGGTTGCAACCGATGGGCGACGCCTGTCGTACATCTCCTCTACCCAGCAGAATGAGGTGCCCGATTTTCCCGGGGTTATAATCCCGCCCAAGGTGCTGAATATGGTGCGCAAACTTGCCAGCGGCGAGGGGCAGTTTCTGATGGCGGTACACGAGAAAAACATCTTTCTCCAGTTCGAGAATCTGCATCTTACCTCGACGTTGATAGACGGGCAGTTCCCCAATTATCGCCGGGTAATCCCCGAAAGCCAGGATCACTCGATCATTGTGCAGTCTCGTGATTTCGAGGAGGCTATCAAGCGTGTCAGTCTGCTGGTAGAGAAATCTCATCGGATCTATATCGATATCAACGGGGATGTGCTGACGGTCCGCTCTGAGGAAAGCGAGTTCGGGGTGGCCAAAGAGACGATCCCGTGTGAGTATCAGGGGCCGGATACAACCCTTGCCCTGAATTACCGCTATCTTGTTGATCCCCTGCGGGTAATCGACAGTGAACAGATCGAGATCCAGTATACTGCTCCCGGGAAGGCACTGACCCTGTACAGTGTACCGCATGATCGCTACAAGCATATTGTTATGCCGATGCAGCTTGACTGATGAATGGGCTTTTCCAACCTCCGATTTTACCAGTTTCGTAACATAGCAAATACCACATTGCGGCTTGACAGCCGCAATGTGTGTTTTGTTGGCCGGAACGGGCAGGGAAAGACCAATGCCCTCGAGGCTATTTACCTGCTGTGCTATGGATCCAGCTTCCGCACCCGGCAGGATGCGTTGCTGGTTCATCACGGCAGCAGCGAGATGGCGCTGGTTGGCACTGCCGAGGTAGATGAACGGACACTGGAACTTGATCTGCGGATCCAGAACAATCGCAAGCAGATCAGCGTAGACGGCAATCCGGTGCAGGATCGCAAGGAAATGGTCCACAACATCCCTTGCATCGTGTTTTGCCATGATGATATCGAGTTCGTATCCGGTGCACCCGACCGGCGCCGCTGGTTTTTTAATCAAACCATGAGCATGGCCGAACCGCAGTACATTGATTACCTGCGCAGCTACAACCGGATTCTGAAATCCCGCAATCAGACCTTGAAAGACGGGCGCCTGGATCTGCTGGATGTCTATGATTCACAGCTTGCCGAGACCGGTCTGATCATCCAGCAAAAACGTCGCCAGATTGTGCAGCAGTTCAACCTGAGCTTCCAGCAGCTGTTCAGGGAGATCAGTGAACTGCCGTACGAGATGACCATTGACTATCGTTGCAGCTGGGATGACGATTCAACCGGGACCTGGATTCTGCACGAATTGCGCCGTCGCCGTGACATGGACCTGCGACTGGGAACTACTACCAGTGGTCCGCATCGGGACAAACTGGTGTTTGTGGCCAACGGGATGGATTTTACCACGGTTGCCAGTACGGGCCAGCTGCGCCTGTTGGGGCTTATTCTGCGGGTAGCGCAGGCCCGTTACCTGGCTGATATGGTGGGATTACGCCCGATATTGCTGCTGGATGATGTACTGCTGGAGCTTGATCCACAGCGGCGAAAAAGCTTCATGCGTTTTCTGCCGGCATATCTGCAGGCTTTTTATACCTTTTTGCCGGACGAGGAGTTTTCTCAGTACATCAGCGGTGATACACTGGAATACAGGGTACAGCATGGACAATTCGAGCTATTCCAAGGCAGGTGATCTCCTTGGCGGACTGATGGATCTGCTGGGTGCAGACGGGGGATCCGAGATAGCCCGTCTGTTTCAGACCTGGCGCAGCATCGTGGGTGATGACATTGCCTCTCACAGTGCGATAGAGGATATTCGCAACGGCACCGTGATTGTGGTGGTGGATCATCCTGCCTGGATGCAGCAAATCCAGTTCCGTCAGCAACACCTGTTGAAACGGATGCAGCGTGAATTCACCCAGCTGGAAATAAAGCGGATATTGTGTAAAATCGGCAGCCCGAAGATCAAACCGCCCGTGTCTCCCAATCAGGAGAGCCCACAGAATCCTGCACCGCAGTCTCCGGCCGTTGAGCCAGGGGATCGGGAAGAAAAAGCAGCCCCATCGGGGGAATCAACCGGGCAGTCGGAAAACCCCCGGGAGCAGCATGCCGACAAGGAATCCTTTCTGGCATCGATGCAGCGGCTGAAAAGTACCCTGGAGTCGCAGGAACCCCGGGATCGTAGTTGACATCGACCTGCCACTTTTCTATACTGTGCCACCACATCACTTTTCGGCTGATGCGCTGATGCAGGCAGCATGGCCGTATTTTTGATACGAAGAATCACCATTAAGGAGTAATCCAATGAAGAGAACCTATCAGCCAAGCCGGGTAAAACGAAATCGCAAGTTCGGTTTCCGTGCACGTATGAAGACCAAGGGTGGTCGTCTGGTGCTCAAGCGCCGTCGTGCCAAGGGTCGGAAGAAGCTGTCTGTAGCGGATGAAAAGAAGCCTTACTAAGGCTGAGATTCTACGCACCCGTCGGGACATATCGAATGTGTTCCGTCGGGGAAAGCGGATACAGTGCACCGGACTCAAACTATTTATTACGCCCAATCAACTCGAGTACACACGAATACTGATCTCACCTGTACGAAAATTCGGTACCGCGGTCCAGCGCAACCGTGCCAAACGACAGCTGCGCGAGATATTTCGACTCCACAAACATCGTATCGAATCCGGACGTGATATAGCGGTAGTACTGTATCCAGGGACATACAGCTATGCTGATCGCCTGCAGGAATTCTGTGAGGCACTACAATCGGCTGGTTGTATTACTTCTGACACTGCTATGTGACACAAGGAGTCAGTATGGAAAAGAATACCGTCATCGCGGTTATTCTGTCAGTAATCATTATTACCGCCAGCTTTATCCTGCAGGGGATATTCTTCCCCCCGCCCGAGGGCGATGCATTTCCGCCACAGGTAACCGAACAGCCGGCACCCGATCATCGGACAGAAACAGGACAGGACGCTGCCGCACCGCAGCCTGATGGCCGACAGCCGGCAGTTTCCGGCTTTCAAGCGGCAGAGATCGAGGATGAACCTTCGATTGAGCCGTTTGTATATCGCAACGATATGCTGCAGGTAACCTTTGATCCGCGGGGCGGACGGGTGACATCACTGCAGCTGCTGGCCTACGAGGATGGTGAAACCCCGGTAGATATGGTAATGGCCGATCCCGATGGACGCGCGGCCTTTGATATCTCGTTTGGTGGCGTGGATGAACCTATAGTCCGCGATGCCTTTTTTCGCCGCAGTACCGGCGATGACCACACAATCGAGTTTTACCGGGACTTTCAGCCGGAGGGCGCCGAGCCGTTTACCCTGATCCGTCGCTACCGGTTTTATCCTGGTGAATATCTGTTCCGGGTGGAAACCGAGATCCAGAACAGCGTAAATCAGCTTATACCATTGAATGTGGACAATGCCGCGTACACCCTGCATTACGGACCACAGATTGGACCCCGGTTCGAGGTGCTTGATCAGCGTACCGATTATCGCCGGTTCAGCTATTTTGACGGCAGACGCAAGCGTGATGAGAACCTGCGCCAGGGTGAGATAGAGGTAATGAGCGAACGCCCTCGCTGGGCAGGGATTAACGGCAAGTATTTCGCCGTTGTAGCGGTACCTGGTACCGCTGACTACCGGATTCATTTCGATACCCGTCAGCAATCGCCGCTGTCGGAAAGTCATACCCTGTCGCTGGTCCGGCCGCCGATCAGCAGCTCGCGCAACACCGACTCGGTACTGTTCTACGCCGGTCCCAAGATCAGCAGCGCCCTGGGGCGCTATGATAATTCCGGGGACAATGCCCTGGGTGTATCCGGGCTGGAGCTCGAGGAGATCATGGACAGCCGGTTTCTGGGGTGGTTCGAGAATATCCTGAAATCCCTGCTGGAGGCCATCTACCGGGTGGTGCCGAACTACGGGGTATCAATCGTTATAATGACGATTCTGGTCAAGCTGCTGCTGTGGCCGCTCACCAAGAAAAGCTTTGAATCAACCGCCAAAAGCCAGGCCCTGCAGCCGAAAATCCAGGAACTGCGCGAAAAGTACAAGGACAAGCCGGAAAAACTCAATGCCGAGATGATGGCCATGTACAAGAAGGAGGGGGTAAATCCTCTTGGCGGCTGTTTCCCGATGCTGCTGCAGATGCCGCTGCTACTGGCCATGTTCGGTCTGTTTAACAACCACTTCGATCTGCGCGGGGCAACCTTTATCCCCGGCTGGATTGAGGATCTCTCGGCACCGGAGTCGATCTTCTATTTTGGCGATTATTTTTCCCTGCCGATCCTTGGGTGGACCGATATCCGTCTGCTGCCGATTCTGTTCGTTGCCAGTCAGCTGCTTTTCGGGCGCTTCAGTCAGCCTGCCGGCAGCAGCAACTCGCAGGCCAAGATGTTCACCACCTTTATGCCGATCATGTTCTTCTTCATCCTGTACAATATGCCGTCGGGTCTGCTGGTGTACTGGATTATTACCAACATTCTGTCGGTCGTGCAGCAGCTGGGTACTACCAAGTATCGTCAAGGACACCCGCAGCACGAGAAACATCCCGCGCCGGCTCCGAAAAAGTCGGGCCGCGGTTCACAGGGGAGAAAAAAGAAATGAGTATAGTACGTGAATACGAAGGCAAGACCGAAAAGGATGCGATTGACGCAGCAGTAGAAGATCTGGGGCTGGGGCGAGAGGCATTCGATGTCGAGATCCTCGACAGCCAGCGCTCCGGCTTTCTGAACATGAGCAAAAAGGTGCGCGTCCGGGTGCACCTGCACGATAACATTGCGGTACCGGAGGATGCCCCGGCTGCCAGGCCGGCCTCTGTCAGGCAGCCTGTATCCAGTGCTGCTTCAGCTTCCGCAGCACCGGCAGCAGCAGCCGCCGGTGCCGAACCCGAGAACGATTTTGAGCATGCGATCTGCGATTTCATGCGCAATCTGACCGCAAAAATGGGTACCCCCATGGAGCCGGTTATTATGTACCGGGAACCGCACAAACTGGCGCTGCGCCTGGACGGGGATCATGCCGGGATTATTATTGGCCGCAAAGGCAAGAACCTTGATGCCCTGCAGGTACTGGTGAACGTGGTCTCCAATCGACTGGCTGGCAGTGATTTCAAGGTGGTGCTGGATACCGAGAATTATCGTGGTCGTCGCGAGGAACAGCTGATTCAGCTGGCCGAGCGCACCGCTGATCAGGTGATGAACTCACGAAAATCCCGGCTGCTGGAACCGATGAATCCTTTTGAGCGGCGTATCATCCATACGGCACTGAACAACATCAATGACATCGGTACCAAGAGTGAGGGCGAAGGCCTGTACAAGCAGGTACGCATCTATCACCGGGCATATGAGAAGTAACTCCTGTGTATAACATGTGAATAAAAACCGCCATATTTTCGGATGTGGCGGTTTTTTTATGTCTGTACTGAATTCATCGATATATTTGTTAACAACCTGTGCAAAAATCGCTATTTTACTGCGTGATATCGGTATATTACCCACGATTCAAGGAATCACTGGCGCCGGTATCTGCCGGCTCCAAAGTGTTTGTGTGGACAATCTGTGGAAAATGTTTCACTATTGCAGTAAATACAACTCAATTGAGGCCACACGTACCGAGGAGGCACAGAATGGAATTTTCCGCAGATGTGAAGTATGCCAGGAATCATGAATGGATAAAGCAGGACGGCAGCGAGTATATAGTAGGGGTGTCGGATTTTGCCCAGGATGAGCTTGGCGACATTGTGTTTGTCGAGTTGCCCGAGGTTGGCGAGCATTTTGCTGCCGGTAAGGCCTTTGGTGTGGTGGAAAGTGTAAAAACCGCCAGCGATGTATATCTCCCGGTGGCCGGTACGGTAACCGCGGTGAATGAAGCGCTGCGCGACAACCCGGAACTGATCAACGAAAGCCCGTTCGACAAGGGCTGGATTATCAAAATACAGATAGATGATGCTGCCGAGCTTGAGGCGCTGATGGATGTATCGGCCTACAAGCAGATGGTAGATGCATAAGGAGAACTGATGGATTTCAATATTCGGGATATACAGCTGGCAGAATGGGGTCGAAAGGAACTGGACATGGCCGAAAAGGAGATGCCCGGACTGATGGCCGTACGCAAGGAATATGGCCCGCAAAAACCCCTGAACGGGGTGCGCATATCCGGTAGTCTGCACATGACCGTCCAGACAGCCGTGCTCATAGAAACCCTGGCCGAGCTGGGGGCAGATGTACGCTGGGCCAGCTGTAATATATTCTCTACCCAGGACCATGCCGCCGCGGCGGTAGTGGTGGGCCCCCCCCGTCTTGGCGGAACCCCGGAGGATCCCCGTGGCGTCCCGGTGTTCGCCTGGAAGGGCGAAACCCTGGAGGAATACTGGGACTGTACCCTGCAGGCACTGAGTTTCCCCGGGAATAGCGAGGCGGCCGGGGCTGGCGCAACCGGTGAAGCTGGCACCGCCAGCGCGAGCGTGATCGGTCCGCAGCTGATTGTTGACGACGGGGGCGATGCCACCCTGCTGGTGCACAAGGGGTTCGAGCTTGAGCAGGGTTCCGACTGGGTGGACAGCCCCAGTGAAAGCAGCGAAGAGGAGATAATCAAGAATCTGCTCAAGCAGGTTCATCAGCAGGATTCCTCACGCTGGCAGCGGGTAACCGCCGATCTGCACGGGGTAAGCGAGGAAACCACCACCGGGGTACACCGCCTTAAGCGGATGGCCGCCGAAGGCAGCCTGCTGTTTCCCGCCATCAATGTAAACGACAGTGTGACCAAGAGCAAGTTTGACAACCTGTACGGCTGTCGGGAAAGCCTGGTAGACGGCATAAAGCGCGCCACCGATGTTATGACTGCCGGCAAGGTAGCGGTAGTCTGTGGTTTTGGCGATGTCGGCAAGGGCAGCGCCCAAAGCCTGCGCGGCATGGGCGCCCGGGTTATCGTAACCGAGATCGACCCGATCTGTGCACTGCAGGCCGCAATGGAGGGCTACGAGGTGAAAACCCTGGAAGAGGTCGTGGCGCAGGGCGATATCTTTGTTACCTGTACCGGCAACCGGGACATAATCACCATCGAGCATATGCGTGCCATGAAGGACGAGGCAATCGTCTGCAACATTGGCCACTTTGATAACGAGATACAGGTAACCCGCCTGGAGCAGGAACCCGGGATAAGCCACATTGAGATCAAGCCCCAGGTAGACAAGTATGTGTTTGCAGACGGACACAGCGTAATCCTGCTGGCCAACGGCCGCCTGGTGAACCTGGGCTGCGCCACCGGTCATCCCAGCTTTGTAATGAGTGCCAGCTTTACCAACCAGGCACTGGCACAGATTGACCTCTGGAAGAACCGGGACAGCTATGCGAAACAGGTCTATGTACTCAGTAAAAAGCTGGACGAAGAGGTGGCGCGGCTGCACCTGGACAAGCTTGGCGTCAGCCTTACCCGTCTGACACCCGAGCAGGCCGATTATATCGGGGTAACAACCGATGGCCCCTACAAGGACGACACCTATCGCTATTAACAGGTAGCGCTCGTACCAGAAGTGTACGCCGCTGTCGGGTACTGCCGGACAGCGGCGAAGAAAGGATACCGTTATGAACACCCGACCGTTTTTGTTTACCTCTGAATCGGTAAGCGAGGGACACCCCGACAAGATAGCCGATCAGATATCGGATGCAGTACTCGATGCATGTCTGCAGGACGATCCCCATAGCCATGTAGCCTGTGAGACTTACACCACCACCGGCATGGTGCTGATTGGCGGTGAGATTACCACCGAGACGTATGTGGATATACAGGAGATCGCTCGCGGCGTGGTACAGGATATTGGTTATACCCACCCCGAGTATGGCCTGGATTACCAGTCAATGGCGGTGTTAAACACGATTCACAGCCAGAGTCCCGACATTGCCCAGGGGGTAGATGCCAACCAGCTGTTTGGCGGACAACAGGGTGCCGGAGACCAGGGAATGATGTTCGGCTATGCCTGTGACGAAACCGACGAGCTGATGCCGGCCCCCATCATGTGGTCACATCGCATCCTGGAGCGCGCCGCGGAATTGCGGAAGAACGGCAGCATCGATTTCCTGCGCCCGGACAGTAAAAGCCAGGTTACCCTGGAGTATAAGGACGGGCGCCCGGTACGCATTCATGCCGTGGTACTGAGCCATCAGCATAACGACGGGGTGGCCTACGCGGAACTCAAGGAAACCCTGATCCGGGAGATTGTTCACCCGGTACTGGAGCCAACCGGCCTGCTGACCGACGACACCATCTACCACGTAAACCCCACCGGGCGGTTTGTTATCGGGGGACCCCATGGTGATGCCGGGCTTACGGGCCGAAAGGTGATTGTTGACACCTACGGTGGTATGGGGCGCCATGGCGGCGGCGCCTTCTCCGGCAAGGATCCCAGCAAGGTAGACCGATCGGCAGCTTATATGGCCCGCTGGGTCGCCAAGCATGTGGTGGCAGCCGGGCTGGCAACACGCTGTGAGGTACAGCTTGCATACGCTATCGGCGTACCAGAGCCGGTCAGCGTTATGGTGGACACCTTTGGTACCGCCACGGCACCGGAGCAGCGCATTGAACAGGCAGTCCAGCAGGTGTTTGATCTTACCCCCGCGGGAATTATACGCGACCTGGATCTGCTGCGGCCGATCTATCGCAAGACAGCAGCCTATGGCCACTTTGGCCGTGACGGCTTCAGCTGGGAAAAAACCGATCGCATCTCTCAACTCCAACAGGCGGTTGGCTGACAGAAAATCGGCAGCGCGGTCGAGTACCAGGAACAGGCTGGTGCTCGACCCAGCTGCAGATACAGCACCAGGCAAGGAAAAACCGGAAAAACGGTAAATCGTCGCGCACAGGTTTGCGTTCCTGGCAAAATCGGTTTAGGATTCGGACAGTGGAAGTTAACTTTTCCGCACGGGCGTCGGACGCGGTAAATCCCTTCTATCCGTTTGATCAACTGGTACGGGAGATATTCGCCCGCTATGGCGGGTATGCCGACACGCTGCGCAGCATTCACCGATCTCCTCAAGCCGAAAAGCAGGCACTGTCGCTTTATCTGCGCCCGCAGTTTAACGGATTCGCCATGTCGCTGATACTCCTGGACTCGGGATCCAAGGTGGTACAGCGCACCATGCATGATCTGGTGCGGTCCGTACTGGATGCCGCCGGTGTGAATCGGGACACCAGCTCCGGGCAGACACCGAACTCACACACAATCCATATAAAGGTTGATAATGCCTGGAATCTACCGCCCTCATTTCTGAAACTGGCCGGGTATGCCGTGCAGGAATGCCATCGACAGAATGTATCGCTCTCGATTGGACTGGATTGCTGGGCCGGCGATGACCTGCCGTTGGGGGTATGGGCGCGCAGAATGCAGGGCTGTCCGGATCCGCACCCATTGCCGGATTATGCGGTTGATCCGGAGCCTGGCCTGGAGCCCCCTGAGGCAGCAGTCGATCCGGCAGCTGCCCAGCTTGCGGTTATCAATCTGGATCAGTTGATCAGGATATTCCTGGCCGACTCGGTAGAACTCTATCAGCAGCAGCTGCTGTATACCATCTTTTCTGCAGATGCAGAGCTGGAGGTGCGCCAGTGGTCGTGGCTGCTGCTGTCACGCTCCCAGGGGGTGGATAAAATCCTGCCCAAGGTTCTGGCCGAGCTGGTCAAGCCGGGTGGGGTGGATCCGCGCCTCTTTTTTGTACTGCATGTGGGCATTGGTGCCTACTATTACGAGCATAACTACCTTGACGAGGCAAGTCGCTTTTTCGAGCAAGCCTATGCGCAGTATCGCGATACGCCATATCCGGTACAGGTTCATCACGAGATTCAGCGCTTCTTCTGGATGAAAATGGGGGATCTGCTCAGCAAGAATCGCGAGTATCTGCAGGAACCGGCCCGGGTGTTCTATCGGCGCGCCTTGTCGATTCCGCAGAAGGATGGCGAGCTGCTGTCTATCCAGGCGCGGCGCGGGCTGGCGTATCATCTCGGGGTGGAGTCTGTGTTCGACCAGGCACATCGCGAGATCGCCATGGCCCTGGATCTGGCGCGACAGATGGGCTATGTGCGCGAGATGTTCAACTGCCGACGAATCCTCGGGGCGATCTATCAGATGCAGGGGAAAACCAGTCTTGCTGTCGAGCAGCTGCAGCAGGCCCTGGACCACAGCGAATCCAGCGGCAATCCTCTCGAAGTGGCCAAGATCCACAACACCATCGCCTATATCCAGATGACCGACGGCCAGTTCTCCAGCAGCCTGAACCACAATATTCTGGCCCTGCAGATGCTGATTACCCGGTTCCATCCACGGTATGTCGAGGAGATGACCAACACCATCAGTACCATGATCGAACTGGCAATGTTCAGCGGCAACCCGATGGCTGCCCTGGACCTGCTGCGCTACAACATGGAAATATCCTCGTTCTTCTCTTCGCGGCGGTCGGAACGTCACTGGAACATGATTCAAAGTTTTCGCTACATGACCTATGTCTACTGGCGGCTGGATCAGCCAGGACAGGCCCGGGTATTTCTGGCACGCTATGAACTGAACGTTCGCCAGTTCGAACACTATAT comes from the Spirochaeta africana DSM 8902 genome and includes:
- a CDS encoding GGDEF domain-containing protein; this encodes MEVNFSARASDAVNPFYPFDQLVREIFARYGGYADTLRSIHRSPQAEKQALSLYLRPQFNGFAMSLILLDSGSKVVQRTMHDLVRSVLDAAGVNRDTSSGQTPNSHTIHIKVDNAWNLPPSFLKLAGYAVQECHRQNVSLSIGLDCWAGDDLPLGVWARRMQGCPDPHPLPDYAVDPEPGLEPPEAAVDPAAAQLAVINLDQLIRIFLADSVELYQQQLLYTIFSADAELEVRQWSWLLLSRSQGVDKILPKVLAELVKPGGVDPRLFFVLHVGIGAYYYEHNYLDEASRFFEQAYAQYRDTPYPVQVHHEIQRFFWMKMGDLLSKNREYLQEPARVFYRRALSIPQKDGELLSIQARRGLAYHLGVESVFDQAHREIAMALDLARQMGYVREMFNCRRILGAIYQMQGKTSLAVEQLQQALDHSESSGNPLEVAKIHNTIAYIQMTDGQFSSSLNHNILALQMLITRFHPRYVEEMTNTISTMIELAMFSGNPMAALDLLRYNMEISSFFSSRRSERHWNMIQSFRYMTYVYWRLDQPGQARVFLARYELNVRQFEHYINTFEQQRYRLLLSDNPTREEIDRILAPVLPHLETTIHVRMMLVQFFLDLHRKTGHEDYYQRAVDTAKRFSLSHLVEYYHHPAEIDWAGIERRVPMQLLQNFVGSDKRLKSLQATLYRYDTVHEFSQRIINQNNIDEVIDYLFPIVRSQLEADALYLYLSVPEGFLRIRSENDTVRQVVTAREDAVLAWAEQELKGGRIDPRLHAARELAERSVLIGEMKTRSGRSGLLVVANSPDHHWIYTDEDQNVLTNLMDLFSLKMENLEYIQRLAEQSQLDDLTGVYNKRLLEPTLRELHAEHQRHGTPFSMIVLDGDNFKQINDTYGHLYGDTAIQKTADAIRSCIRAADKLIRFGGDEFMVFLPATALPDAREVAERIRQALEESICTASIGVGQYSEDYENTDRFFQAVDRAMYLAKRTRNTVVVAAGELPAPVEH
- the metK gene encoding methionine adenosyltransferase, whose protein sequence is MNTRPFLFTSESVSEGHPDKIADQISDAVLDACLQDDPHSHVACETYTTTGMVLIGGEITTETYVDIQEIARGVVQDIGYTHPEYGLDYQSMAVLNTIHSQSPDIAQGVDANQLFGGQQGAGDQGMMFGYACDETDELMPAPIMWSHRILERAAELRKNGSIDFLRPDSKSQVTLEYKDGRPVRIHAVVLSHQHNDGVAYAELKETLIREIVHPVLEPTGLLTDDTIYHVNPTGRFVIGGPHGDAGLTGRKVIVDTYGGMGRHGGGAFSGKDPSKVDRSAAYMARWVAKHVVAAGLATRCEVQLAYAIGVPEPVSVMVDTFGTATAPEQRIEQAVQQVFDLTPAGIIRDLDLLRPIYRKTAAYGHFGRDGFSWEKTDRISQLQQAVG